In one Nicotiana tomentosiformis chromosome 6, ASM39032v3, whole genome shotgun sequence genomic region, the following are encoded:
- the LOC138894857 gene encoding uncharacterized protein: MVITGIVLVCHREASILFASGSIYSYVSSYFARYLDIPRESLVLPVRMSTPMGDTIIVDHVYRSCVVTIGELDTRVDLLLLSMVNFDVILGMDWLSPCHAILDGHAKIVTLAIPGLPRVGWRGSLDYVPSRVISYLKANWMVGKGCLSYLAFVRDIDANTPTIDFVPIVRDFPDVFPADLPGMPPDRDIDFDIYLVLGTQPMSIPLYRMSPSKLKELKEQLQKLLDKGVY; encoded by the coding sequence atggtgatcacaggtattgtcttagtatgccacagggaagcttctatattatttgccTCTGGTTCCatatattcgtatgtatcatcatattttgcacGTTATCTAGATAtaccccgtgagtctttagttttaccTGTTCGTATGTCTACGCcaatgggcgatactattattgtggatcatgtgtataggtcgtgtgtggtaactattggggaactagatactagagttgatcttttattgcttagtatggttaattttgatgtaatcttgggtatggattggttgtctccatgtcatgcaaTTCTGGAcggtcacgcaaaaatcgtgacgttggcgataccgGGATTGCCGAGAGTCGGGTGGAGAGgctctctagattatgttcccagcagggtaatttcttatttgaaggccaactggatggttgggaaggggtgtttgtcatatttggcctttgtgagagatattgatgcaaacactcctactattgattttgtaCCGATAGTACGAgattttccggatgtatttcctgcagacttgccgggtatgccacctgacagggatattgatttcgatatttacctggtgctgggcactcagcccatgtCTATTCCTTTGTACCGTATGTCACCATctaaattgaaagaattgaaagagcaacttcagaaacttcttgataaaggggtttattag